One region of Sebastes fasciatus isolate fSebFas1 chromosome 1, fSebFas1.pri, whole genome shotgun sequence genomic DNA includes:
- the LOC141774375 gene encoding tripartite motif-containing protein 16-like, with translation MAQKGVQLEKESFSCSICLDLLKDPVATSCGHSYCMNCIKSFWDGEDEKKIYSCPQCRQTFTLRPVLLKNTMLAVLVEELKKTGLQAAPADHCYAGPEDVACDVCTGRKLKAFKSCLVCLASYCERHLQPHYDSAPLKKHKLVEPSKKLQENICSRHDEVMKMFCRTDQQCICYLCSVDEHKGHDTVSAAAERTKRQRDLEVSRLNIQQRIQDREKDVKLLQQEVEAFNRSADKAVEDSEKIFTELIRLMEKRSCDVKQQVRSQQKSEVSRVKELQEKLEQEITELKRRDAEMKLLSHTEDHNQFLLNYHSLSPLTESTSSIDIRPLSYFEDVTAAVSEVRDKLQDVLREKWTNVSQTVTEMDVLLSQPEPKTRAGFLKYSREITLDQNTAYTQLLLSEGNRKATLMKQHQSYSRHPDRFTACRQVLSRESLTGRCYWEVERRGKGVYVAVAYKSIGRAEGSNERLFGYNDKSWALDCNQNSYSFWYNNIKTPVSGPRSSRVGVYLDHSAGILSFYSVSETMTLLHRVQTTFTEPLYAGLWLYDYDVTAELCKLK, from the coding sequence atggcgcagaaaggagttcagctggagaAAGAGTCATtctcttgttcgatctgtctggatctactgaaggatccggtggctacttcctgtggacacagctactgcatgaactgtattaaaagcttctgggatggagaggatgagaagaagatctacagctgccctcagtgtaggcagaccttcacactgaggcctgtcctgctgaaaaacaccatgttagcagttttagtggaggaactgaagaagactggactccaagctgctcctgctgatcactgttatgctggacctgaagatgtggcctgtgatgtctgcactgggaggaaactgaaagccttcaagtcctgtctggtgtgtctggcctcttactgtgagagacacctccagcctcattatgactcagctccgttaaagaaacacaagctggtggagccctccaagaagctccaggagaacatctgctctcgtcacgatgaggtgatgaagatgttctgtcgtactgatcagcagtgtatctgttatctctgctctgtggatgaacataaaggccacgacaccgtctcagctgcagcagaaaggaccaagaggcagagagacctggaggtgagtcgactcaacatccagcagaggatccaagacagagagaaagatgtgaagctgctccaacaggaggtggaggctttcaatcgctctgctgataaagcagtggaggacagtgagaagatcttcaccgagctgatccgtctcatggagaaaagaagctgtgatgtgaagcagcaggtcagatcccagcagaaaagtgaagtgagtcgagtcaaagagcttcaggagaagctggagcaggagatcactgagctgaagaggagagacgctgagatgaagctgctgtcacacacagaggatcacaaccagtttctactcaactaccactcactgtcaccactcactgaatctacatccagcatcgatatccgtcctctgagctactttgaggacgtgacggcggctgtgtcagaagtcagagataaactacaagacgttctgagagagaaatggacaaacgtctcacagacagtgactgaaatggatgttttactgtcacaaccagagcccaagaccagagctgggttcttaaaatattcacgagaaatcacactggatcaaaacacagcatacacacagctgttattatctgaggggaacagaaaagcaacattaatgaaACAACATCAGTCTTATTCTAgacacccagacagattcactgcaTGTcgtcaggtcctgagtagagagagtctgactggacgttgttactgggaggtggagaggagagggaaaggagtttatgtagcagtcgcatacaagagtatcgGGAGAGCAGAGGGGTCGAATGAACGTTTGTTTGGATACAATGATAAATCTTGGGCGTTAGATTGTAACCAAAACAGTTATAGCTTTTGGTACAACAATATCAAaacccccgtctcaggtcctcggtcctccagagtaggagtgtacctggatcacagtgcaggtattctgtccttctacagcgtctctgaaaccatgactctcctccacagagtccagaccacattcactgagcctctctatgctggactttgGCTTTATGATTATGATgtcactgctgagttgtgtaaactgaaatag